A portion of the Anabas testudineus chromosome 22, fAnaTes1.2, whole genome shotgun sequence genome contains these proteins:
- the LOC113148564 gene encoding asparagine--tRNA ligase, cytoplasmic-like isoform X1 has protein sequence MAAEITKGVDQISVGELYVSDKCGSDQDGDGTEQKPFKTPLKALQFAGKEPFPTIYVESQKEGERWAVISKTQMKNAKKAFNREQMKSDAKEKKEAEDNDRREKNLEEAKKITIEKDPSLPEPEGVKIHLLESKRGQRVKVFGWVHRLRRQGKNLMFIVLRDGTGFLQCVLSDKLCQCYNGLVLSTESTVALYGTVTPVPEGKQAPGGHELHCDFWELIGLAPAGGADNLLNEESDVDVQLNNRHMLIRGENVSKILRVRSTVTQCFRDHFFSRGYYEITPPTLVQTQVEGGSTLFNLNYFGEQAYLTQSSQLYLETCIPALGDTFCIAQSYRAEQSRTRRHLSEYTHIEAECPFLTFEDLLNRLEDLVCDVVDRVLKSPAAQLLYDINPNFKPPKRPFKRMNYTEAIEWLREHDVRKDDGSYYEFGEDIPEAPERLMTDTINETILLCRFPAEIKSFYMQRCAEDKRLTESVDVLMPNVGEIVGGSMRIWDAEELLEGYKREGIDPTPYYWYTDQRKYGTCPHGGYGLGLERFLTWLLNRHHIRDVCLYPRFIQRCRP, from the exons ATGGCGGCAGAGATAACGAAAGGTGTGGATCAAATCTCAGTAG GTGAGCTGTATGTGTCAGACAAATGTGGCAGCGACCAGGATGGAGACGGCACCGAGCAGAAACCCTTCAAGACTCCTCTCAAA GCCCTGCAGTTTGCTGGGAAAGAGCCGTTCCCAACCATCTACGTAGAATCCCAGAAGGAAGGAGAG CGTTGGGCAGTGATCTCTAAAACCCAGATGAAGAACGCAAAGAAGGCCTTTAACCGTGAGCAGATGAAGAGCGAtgccaaagaaaagaaagag GCAGAGGACAACGATAGAAGAGAAAAGAACTTAGAAGAAGCCAAGAAGATCACTATTGAGAAGGACCCCAGCCTGCCTGAGCCTGAGGGG GTTAAAATCCACCTCCTGGAGTCAAAGAGAGGTCAAAGAGTCAAGGTGTTTGGATGGGTGCACCGTCTCAGGAGACAAG GGAAGAACCTGATGTTTATTGTTCTAAGGGATGGAACCGGTTTCCTCCAGTGTGTCCTGTCTGATAAACTG TGCCAGTGCTACAACGGGTTGGTGTTGTCCACAGAGAGTACTGTGGCTCTGTACGGGACTGTCACTCCAGTTCCTGAGGGGAAACAG GCACCTGGAGGCCACGAGCTGCACTGCGACTTCTGGGAGTTGATCGGCTTGGCTCCGGCAGGCGGCGCCGACAACCTGCTGAATGAAGAGTCGGACGTGGACGTCCAGCTGAACAACAGACACATGCTGATCAGAGGGGAGAACGTCTCCAAGATCCTGCGAGTGCGATCCACTGTGACGCAGTGCTTCAGGGACCACTTCTTCAGCCGCGGATACTACGAG ATCACTCCTCCCACACTGGTGCAGACTCAGGTGGAGGGTGGCTCCACGCTTTTTAACCTCAACTACTTTGGCGAGCAGGCGTATCTCACGCAGTCCTCCCAGCTCTACCTGGAGACCTGCATACCTGCACTGGGCGACACATTCTGCATCGCCCAGTCGTACCGGGCCGAGCAGTCCCGCACCCGCAGACACCTGTCCGA gTACACTCACATCGAAGCCGAGTGTCCCTTCCTAACATTCGAGGATCTGCTGAACAGGCTGGAGGACCTGGTGTGTGATGTGGTGGACCGAGTGCTGAAATCGCCCGCCGCTCAGCTGCTCTACGACATCAACCCG AACTTCAAACCACCCAAGAGGCCGTTTAAGAGGATGAACTACACTGAAGCTATTGAGTGGCTCAGAGAGCATGACGTCAGAAAGGACGATGGCTCCTACTACGAATTTGGAGAG GACATCCCTGAGGCTCCAGAGAGGTTGATGACAGACACCATCAACGAGACCATTCTCCTCTGTCGCTTCCCGGCTGAGATCAAATCCTTCTACATGCAGCGCTGCGCTGAGGACAAGCGCCTGACTGAGTCG GTCGACGTATTGATGCCAAATGTTGGTGAGATTGTCGGAGGCTCGATGCGTATCTGGGAcgcagaggagctgctggagggaTACAAGAGGGAGGGAATCGACCCGACCCCATACTACTGGTACACTGACCAG AGGAAGTACGGCACGTGTCCTCACGGCGGTTACGGTCTGGGTCTGGAGCGTTTCCTCACCTGGCTGCTGAACAGACATCACATCAGAGACGTCTGCCTGTACCCACGATTCATCCAGCGCTGCCGACCttga
- the LOC113148564 gene encoding asparagine--tRNA ligase, cytoplasmic-like isoform X2 has protein sequence MAAEITKGELYVSDKCGSDQDGDGTEQKPFKTPLKALQFAGKEPFPTIYVESQKEGERWAVISKTQMKNAKKAFNREQMKSDAKEKKEAEDNDRREKNLEEAKKITIEKDPSLPEPEGVKIHLLESKRGQRVKVFGWVHRLRRQGKNLMFIVLRDGTGFLQCVLSDKLCQCYNGLVLSTESTVALYGTVTPVPEGKQAPGGHELHCDFWELIGLAPAGGADNLLNEESDVDVQLNNRHMLIRGENVSKILRVRSTVTQCFRDHFFSRGYYEITPPTLVQTQVEGGSTLFNLNYFGEQAYLTQSSQLYLETCIPALGDTFCIAQSYRAEQSRTRRHLSEYTHIEAECPFLTFEDLLNRLEDLVCDVVDRVLKSPAAQLLYDINPNFKPPKRPFKRMNYTEAIEWLREHDVRKDDGSYYEFGEDIPEAPERLMTDTINETILLCRFPAEIKSFYMQRCAEDKRLTESVDVLMPNVGEIVGGSMRIWDAEELLEGYKREGIDPTPYYWYTDQRKYGTCPHGGYGLGLERFLTWLLNRHHIRDVCLYPRFIQRCRP, from the exons ATGGCGGCAGAGATAACGAAAG GTGAGCTGTATGTGTCAGACAAATGTGGCAGCGACCAGGATGGAGACGGCACCGAGCAGAAACCCTTCAAGACTCCTCTCAAA GCCCTGCAGTTTGCTGGGAAAGAGCCGTTCCCAACCATCTACGTAGAATCCCAGAAGGAAGGAGAG CGTTGGGCAGTGATCTCTAAAACCCAGATGAAGAACGCAAAGAAGGCCTTTAACCGTGAGCAGATGAAGAGCGAtgccaaagaaaagaaagag GCAGAGGACAACGATAGAAGAGAAAAGAACTTAGAAGAAGCCAAGAAGATCACTATTGAGAAGGACCCCAGCCTGCCTGAGCCTGAGGGG GTTAAAATCCACCTCCTGGAGTCAAAGAGAGGTCAAAGAGTCAAGGTGTTTGGATGGGTGCACCGTCTCAGGAGACAAG GGAAGAACCTGATGTTTATTGTTCTAAGGGATGGAACCGGTTTCCTCCAGTGTGTCCTGTCTGATAAACTG TGCCAGTGCTACAACGGGTTGGTGTTGTCCACAGAGAGTACTGTGGCTCTGTACGGGACTGTCACTCCAGTTCCTGAGGGGAAACAG GCACCTGGAGGCCACGAGCTGCACTGCGACTTCTGGGAGTTGATCGGCTTGGCTCCGGCAGGCGGCGCCGACAACCTGCTGAATGAAGAGTCGGACGTGGACGTCCAGCTGAACAACAGACACATGCTGATCAGAGGGGAGAACGTCTCCAAGATCCTGCGAGTGCGATCCACTGTGACGCAGTGCTTCAGGGACCACTTCTTCAGCCGCGGATACTACGAG ATCACTCCTCCCACACTGGTGCAGACTCAGGTGGAGGGTGGCTCCACGCTTTTTAACCTCAACTACTTTGGCGAGCAGGCGTATCTCACGCAGTCCTCCCAGCTCTACCTGGAGACCTGCATACCTGCACTGGGCGACACATTCTGCATCGCCCAGTCGTACCGGGCCGAGCAGTCCCGCACCCGCAGACACCTGTCCGA gTACACTCACATCGAAGCCGAGTGTCCCTTCCTAACATTCGAGGATCTGCTGAACAGGCTGGAGGACCTGGTGTGTGATGTGGTGGACCGAGTGCTGAAATCGCCCGCCGCTCAGCTGCTCTACGACATCAACCCG AACTTCAAACCACCCAAGAGGCCGTTTAAGAGGATGAACTACACTGAAGCTATTGAGTGGCTCAGAGAGCATGACGTCAGAAAGGACGATGGCTCCTACTACGAATTTGGAGAG GACATCCCTGAGGCTCCAGAGAGGTTGATGACAGACACCATCAACGAGACCATTCTCCTCTGTCGCTTCCCGGCTGAGATCAAATCCTTCTACATGCAGCGCTGCGCTGAGGACAAGCGCCTGACTGAGTCG GTCGACGTATTGATGCCAAATGTTGGTGAGATTGTCGGAGGCTCGATGCGTATCTGGGAcgcagaggagctgctggagggaTACAAGAGGGAGGGAATCGACCCGACCCCATACTACTGGTACACTGACCAG AGGAAGTACGGCACGTGTCCTCACGGCGGTTACGGTCTGGGTCTGGAGCGTTTCCTCACCTGGCTGCTGAACAGACATCACATCAGAGACGTCTGCCTGTACCCACGATTCATCCAGCGCTGCCGACCttga